A portion of the Myxococcus stipitatus genome contains these proteins:
- a CDS encoding DUF6968 family protein: protein MSTGLPQLTSIDDPIAEDVWSYETESGTQVLARVVVGRPVPIPGDPNGDWYCPLLIEQPQDARLLPVPGVGPVDALKNAMQVVGDAFRDARKLGPRAKSPATP, encoded by the coding sequence ATGTCCACCGGATTGCCCCAGCTCACCTCCATCGACGACCCCATCGCGGAGGACGTCTGGTCGTACGAGACCGAGTCCGGGACCCAGGTCCTCGCGCGCGTCGTCGTGGGACGTCCCGTCCCCATTCCGGGCGATCCGAACGGGGACTGGTACTGTCCGCTGCTCATCGAGCAGCCCCAGGACGCGCGGTTGCTGCCGGTGCCGGGCGTCGGGCCCGTCGACGCGCTGAAGAACGCGATGCAGGTGGTGGGCGACGCCTTCCGCGATGCTCGCAAGCTCGGTCCGCGCGCGAAATCCCCCGCGACTCCCTGA
- a CDS encoding M24 family metallopeptidase produces the protein MRTRLRLLAPLMLSTACASVSTQTPETAATSSKSPARPFGTLREQAERQQAWLRERLDTALPQLMRRYGVDMWVIPMREYNEDPVFKALSAPTTFAARRRTIYVFFDRGPEQGVERLALGGGSQGGVFVPRRSQRQVDGGGVNRQAELWGPDQWQVLKQVIEERQPRAIAIDVSRTFAFADGLSHGEYEGMSEALGPQWTQRFKPAEGLAVDLLAWRVPDEVRFYEEQTKLAWDIIATAFSNQVVTPGVTRVQDVEWWMRQRLTDLGLDTWFQPSVEVQRQGATEEALGENPIIQRGDVLHCDFGVTALRLNTDTQHMGYVLREGETDAPAGLKAALATSNRLQDIVFEELRPGRTGNEVLRSSRQRMSDAGIDGTVYSHPIGLHGHGAGPMVGLWDRQEGVPGNGDHAIMPNEWFSIELQATSPVPEWNNQRVRFALEEDVVLDAEGRVHWAWKRQTDLHLVR, from the coding sequence ATGCGAACCCGCCTCCGCCTCCTCGCGCCGCTCATGCTCTCCACCGCATGTGCCTCCGTCTCCACGCAGACCCCGGAGACCGCCGCCACCTCCTCGAAGTCCCCCGCGCGCCCCTTCGGCACCCTGCGCGAGCAGGCCGAGCGCCAACAGGCCTGGCTGCGCGAGCGCCTGGACACCGCGCTCCCCCAGCTCATGCGCCGCTACGGCGTCGACATGTGGGTCATCCCCATGCGCGAGTACAACGAGGACCCCGTCTTCAAGGCGCTCTCCGCGCCCACCACCTTCGCCGCGCGCCGCCGCACCATCTACGTGTTCTTCGACCGGGGACCGGAGCAGGGCGTGGAGCGGCTCGCGCTCGGCGGCGGCTCCCAGGGCGGCGTCTTCGTCCCCCGCCGCTCCCAGCGCCAGGTCGACGGCGGCGGGGTGAACCGCCAGGCCGAGCTGTGGGGCCCCGACCAGTGGCAGGTCCTCAAGCAGGTCATCGAGGAGCGCCAGCCCCGCGCCATCGCCATCGACGTCTCGCGCACCTTCGCCTTCGCAGACGGCCTCTCCCACGGCGAATACGAGGGCATGTCCGAGGCGCTCGGCCCCCAGTGGACCCAGCGCTTCAAGCCCGCCGAGGGGCTCGCCGTCGACCTGCTCGCCTGGCGCGTCCCCGACGAGGTCCGCTTCTACGAGGAGCAGACGAAGCTCGCCTGGGACATCATCGCCACCGCCTTCTCCAACCAGGTCGTCACCCCCGGCGTCACCCGCGTCCAGGACGTGGAGTGGTGGATGCGCCAGCGCCTCACCGACCTGGGCCTCGACACCTGGTTCCAGCCCTCCGTGGAGGTGCAGCGCCAGGGCGCCACCGAGGAGGCGCTCGGGGAGAACCCCATCATCCAGCGCGGCGACGTGCTCCATTGTGACTTCGGCGTCACCGCGCTGCGCCTCAACACGGACACGCAGCACATGGGCTACGTCCTGCGCGAGGGCGAGACGGACGCGCCCGCGGGCCTCAAGGCCGCGCTCGCCACGTCCAACCGCCTCCAGGACATCGTCTTCGAGGAGCTGCGCCCCGGCCGCACCGGCAACGAGGTGCTGCGCTCCTCCCGTCAGCGGATGAGCGACGCCGGCATCGACGGCACCGTCTACTCACACCCTATTGGCCTGCACGGCCACGGCGCCGGCCCCATGGTCGGCCTGTGGGACCGGCAGGAGGGTGTGCCCGGCAACGGCGACCACGCCATCATGCCCAATGAATGGTTCTCCATCGAGCTGCAGGCGACCAGCCCCGTGCCCGAGTGGAACAACCAGCGCGTGCGCTTCGCCCTCGAGGAGGATGTCGTCCTCGACGCCGAGGGCCGCGTCCACTGGGCCTGGAAGCGCCAGACGGACCTCCACCTGGTGCGCTGA